The window ataaaaatcttatttctgtctttgagagaggacaggacaacaacacattttggaAGACAAACCAATGTTAGGAAGACAAGGAAATGTTATGGATATATCATACAAAATTTAAAACAAGCGGGCATAAAATTAAAAGAGATCTAGTTTTTGTGTCCTTGACTGAATTTTCACGATGATTGTTGGGTCAAATCTTGAGGGTTCAACGGTGATTTACGGCCATGTCATTGAGAGGTTGATTTTAAGTTGTAAGTTATTCTTCACATTTCCTGTGTTACTCATTCAGCTCAATTAGAGGAGAGATGTGTTGGCGTGTTGTTGTGGAGCTCTTTGCTTGTTGAATTTTATgggtttcattttgttgtccCCTTAGTTATAAGCAgtgtaaaatgtgcattttgtgtAAAAGCAATTCATTTATAGATgacctttttcagatttttcattttgcaaccTCAATTTTGtaggtgggggaaaaaaaagcaacattttcataGGATTTACAtgtgaatatgtaaatgtacaGAAGTGCtgtcagcaaaaaaagaaagatagcaGGGGAGGATTTTGggtggaggatgagggtggGGGTGTGCTACTGCTGGGTGCTGTCACTTCTAACTCAGCCGAGTCAAATCCGGTGCAAACTGACCCGAGCTGCTTTTTGCCTCCGCCGGAGTCGCTCACCTCTGCCACCGTGCTGACTGGGAGAGTTAGAAATATGTGATCACAAGGGGCCGCAAGACATCAACCAAAGGAACCATAATGGTACATAATTGATTGCATAACATCTTCAGCGCCCGCTGTTTGTTGTGTTCACTCTGCCTTTGAGTGGAATTTAAGACTGAGACTAGTTTGGTGTCTGATTGGTTTGCGAAATACTTTtgtaataatcacattatacTTTACTATAGTttctattatttgtttttctgtttatggCCATCAGCTAGGTAGCAATACTGTTGTGTAAATTCAGCAACATGAAATGAAGCTGAGCTATTTCCATCAAACACTTCAATTTCTAATTGATTAATTTCTTATTCAACTGGGAAGCTTTAACCTTACACATGAAATTTGGATATACTGCATTGCAGACAGGAAATGCATAAAACCCAAAATCTAAACCATATTATTCGGAAACTTCTCTTTCCTGGAAACGTACAATAGGACgtgatttatattatttaaatgcataattcattttttattttataaataatacagtttCTGCAGCAGAAGTGGTGCACTGAAGCAGACATTGACCCCTCTACACACTGCTCCGGTTTCATCCTATGGTGCACCTTATTTTAAGCATGGAGTCATGACAGGTGATGTACTTTGCTCTGAAAGGGGCAGACGAggggaaaggaagaaagaaagaaagaggctgGACTCAGTTTAGCATTACAAACCCCCGCCCCTCACTCCAGTCTGGTTAAATTCCTAAAACTTGAGCATTTGCTGATAAACCTCCAGAGACAAGAGCTGAACACAGGGGAACAAGTGACACTGCAATGAAAGGTCAGTTATAAATGTTATGCATTTTGCAAATTGACTATCTGGagattttctgtttcatttatattgatttaAGTTCTTTTGTTAGTTTATTTCTTCTGTTTAAGGTAAAAATCGCATTGCAGTAAATCTCTTGAGATAAAAAGGACAGAGCATGCATACTCCTTAATGACATGCTTCACATCTATACAGTTGCGCATACAGagattttataaatgtattgtagAACTACATTATTCCACTTTCTCCCAGTCTGCTTCTGGATCTGTTTGGTGTCTTTTTACATCTTGACTATCACTGAGCACATGGAAAACAACCAACAACCAACCAGCCTCTATAACCTGCTGcaatcctccttttttttctcgctCTATCTGTTTTGTAGGTGACGCTGCCAAAGCGTGCGTCCTGAATGGCATCAGCCAAGCCAACGACCAGAAGCCCCCCTcggaggagaagatggaggagcgGGGCCAGTGGGGCAACAAGATGGAGTTCATTCTGTCAGTCGCCGGCTCCATCATCGGCCTGGGCAACATGTGGCGCTTCCCTTACCTCTGCTACAAGAATGGAGGAGGTGAGTGGATGGAGAAAGGAGCTTGTCCATGTCCCTTTCTTAggaatttataaataaatggaaCACCAAGATGTGCAAATGGTGCTTCATACATCATACTTTACATGCACAGGAAAATCGAGAGTAAATGCATGCAAATAACACATATATGGCATATCATAACACCTGAGCACCCTTTTCAGAATCtgtcaataaaaacataaccttACACTCACTTTAGCTCAGGGGAAAGAAGTAACAACAGATATATTTAAAGTCTCACACTTCACCAAATCAGACCCCAGACCCCATTTGGCATGCTTGTGTAGGTGCCTAATTGGACGCCCCCTCTTCATCCCTCTATGGGGTGGCGGGGTCAGGGTTCAGGGCCGAGCGGGGTCAAGCAGCTGTTGTTGCTCCTCGATCACAGCAGCTGTCCCTGCAGAGAGGCGGAAATCTGAACACGCATAACATCCTCGGCCACCCGACGGGGCGTCAGCAAAGAAAATGCCAATTaaagaaactttatttttcattaactCTTCTTGATGCCCTCTTGCAGGGCTTCATGCTTTTTTATGCTTGGCCTCATTAAGAGGTATTATATAAGtttgttcaaaaatgtattctttcatATAGTTGGTAAAATGATTAACTCTTGTACATGAAATACTACATCATCTAGGCTTGAGCTTGTGTGGTTTTTAAAATGGTATGTGGTctacttttgtattttaggTTTGTTCAAACCAGGTTAATCTGGTCcagattatttaaaatgtgatctGTTACCTACAGTAGCAGCATTTTAAATTAGGCGCAGGAAAAACAAGCATGTAGTAGGTAATATGTAATTAGTAATAGCAAATCCAGGAACGGAAGAGAGGGGCTCGCCATGAATCGTTATTGTGTAATCTAGTATCTGTACAGGTTCCTTAAGATTTGCATTTATGTGCAGCATACTCACACACGTGACACACAGACGACTCAATATTGGCTTTTGGACCATTTGTCCTTATTTTAGCAAAGTGACTGTAACAATACAGTACAAGAAGTCCCTTGGTTGCATTAAACCCTGAatcctttgctttttctttcaacTCAGGTGCGTTCCTCATCCCCTACTTGATCTTCCTGTTCACCTGCGGCGTGCCCGTCTTCTTCCTGGAGGTCGCCCTGGGCCAGTACACCAGTGAGGGAGGCATTACCTGCTGGAGGAAAATCAGTCCGCTGTTTGAAGGTAGGTAGGACACAAAGCCACTGTTGGATCCTGGAAAaatgttatgaagccttgatATATAAAACCAGAGCGCTCACTAAGGCAGTAAAGATGGAATTTTGCAGTGGAGGGAGAAAATGTTCCATATcttctgatatttaaaatatatgttttaatatacgttgctcattatttacatttattattttgcagGTCTTGGCTATGGCACCCAGGTGATAGTGACTCTGTTGAACTTCTACTACATCATTGTTCTTGCCTGGGGCATTTTCTACCTGTCCTACTCCTTTTCTTGGGACCTGGCCTGGTCGAACTGCAACAACACCTGGAACACAGGTAACAAGTGCACTTCAAAATATATGAGAAATTCCAACAATCTTTTTGATACGTTTGAGAATAACTACATTgtgctcttttttccccccacagaAAACTGTGTGGGGTTACATAGGAGAAACATCTCAATCGAACAAACATTCAACCCAAATGCCACCTCTCCCGTCATCGAGTTCTGGGAGTGAGTTTTTAAAGCGCCTCACCTCCTCTTAGTGATACCGTACAGTTGTGAAAACAACAGCGATGCATCATCTTCGTGTTTCTTTCCCTCGTCTCTTCAGGAGAAGGGTGCTGAGGATTTCCTCTGGCCTGGACCACATGGGCGCTATGAACTGGGACCTGGCCCTGTGTCTGTTCATCGCCTGGGTCATGTGCTACTTCTGCATCTGGAAGGGGGTGAAATCCACAGGAAAGGTGGGTGACCTTCTGACCCTTTTTATTGATGCAGTTTGTTTTACCAGAGACAGCTCTCGGACACTATAAAGAAAATATCTGGtatttatgttttctattttggCATGTCTCCCCCCCATGACCCTGAATAGCATAAGCGCTTACAGATAACTGATGGATggattctttatttgtttgtatactTAACATCCCGTATGCGTGTGTCTATGTAGGTGGTCTACTTCACCGCTACCTTCCCCTATCTGATGCTGATTGTGCTGTTGATCAGAGGGCTCACCCTGCCTGGGGCTGCGATCGGGATCCAGTTCTACCTTTATCCAGACCTGGGACGCCTGTCAGACCCACAGGTACAAAGATGTCACACAAACAGCTTATAAAAGAAAGATCCACATTCATCACCGTTACACAAAACCAGTAATTCTTTTAGAGGGCCTTTAGAAGATGTAGCGATCCCTGTGGGCGAGGGCGAACCAGGTGCAGATATCCCATGGTTCTCTGCTAGGGAGCCTAGTTTCTGCTGGGTCCATCTGCTCTCCATGAAAGAGGCAGGCACCGCATGGCTTAAATGCAGGGTCAGGACACCACTGGGAGTGTAAACACGAGCTCTACCAGAACCGATCCCCGGTCAGCTAACCAGGCTTAACTGACTCTGCTTGACTGCAATCAGAACAGCTCTGCAGAATCACCAAAACACTTTATGTTTCTcttattgtttatttctgcttttattgtgttgtCTTATTCCGGTCTAGTTGTATGCTAGTTTGCCACAAAACtgaaccaaacaaacacacaaacctggtTATTCATTCTCTTTGCTATTTTATACAAATTGTTTGTATCTGATGAGGGAGGAGTTTTGACTTGACTTTCCGTTACAGATCCTGCACTCTCTATATTTGTGGAAGCTTGGGTCGTTAATCAATGTCTAGACAGACTTGAGGCAGTTTACTATTGTGCAACTACATTAGTCAATGATTTTGAAGGCTAACACTCAGGACGGGAATTCCTGTGGATTATCTAAACACACATGGAACATTTGTACATCAGCCTAAGTAATGTCTGAACGCCTACATCGGATTTAGCATCACTTGAGTTTCAAcggtttattgtttgttttgatttgtgttttgtgtaagGTGTGGATGGATGCTGGCACCCAGATCTTCTTCTCATACGCCATCTGTTTAGGGT is drawn from Anoplopoma fimbria isolate UVic2021 breed Golden Eagle Sablefish chromosome 23, Afim_UVic_2022, whole genome shotgun sequence and contains these coding sequences:
- the LOC129112480 gene encoding sodium- and chloride-dependent GABA transporter 2-like isoform X1; this translates as MKGDAAKACVLNGISQANDQKPPSEEKMEERGQWGNKMEFILSVAGSIIGLGNMWRFPYLCYKNGGGAFLIPYLIFLFTCGVPVFFLEVALGQYTSEGGITCWRKISPLFEGLGYGTQVIVTLLNFYYIIVLAWGIFYLSYSFSWDLAWSNCNNTWNTGNKCTSKYMRNSNNLFDTFENNYIVLFFPPTENCVGLHRRNISIEQTFNPNATSPVIEFWERRVLRISSGLDHMGAMNWDLALCLFIAWVMCYFCIWKGVKSTGKVVYFTATFPYLMLIVLLIRGLTLPGAAIGIQFYLYPDLGRLSDPQVWMDAGTQIFFSYAICLGSLTALGSYNKYNNNCYRDCMALCFLNSGTSFVAGFAIFSILGFMSFEQNVPISEVAESGPGLAFIAYPRAVSMMPFSPVWAALFFIMIVFLGLDSQFVCVESLVTAIVDMYPAVFRRKNRRELFLLGVVFVSFFMGLIMLMEGGMYVFQLFDYYAASGMCLLFMSIFETVCIAWVYGADRFYDNIEDMIGYRPGRYIKYCWLFITPATCIGTFAFSLIKYTPLKYNNEYVYPWWGYFIGWLLALSSMVCIPLWMVYKISTTQGTFRERIQLLITPSDDLPKTKREQERLLAIFAPEGEATITENGYYPVSETDSNL